A window of the Bacillus sp. A301a_S52 genome harbors these coding sequences:
- a CDS encoding sugar ABC transporter permease, whose protein sequence is MAKINSQYDQDTLVNPKHNPTVAALLSVIPGLGQMYNKRYIKGAVLFILFAAFMVVMIEFIGSGLQGLVTLGEVPRQDDSRVFLSNGILSLIIVAFFLSFYILNIQDAYKDAKRIQLGWKVPNIREGFRNAWDTGFPYMLIGPGLFLLIFVVVFPLLFMAFLAFTNYNLYNAPPRHILQWVGLENFINLFTINEWRNTFVSVLSWTLIWTFVATTLQIALAMFLAVIVNDPRLKFKKLIRTVFILPWAVPAFVTIIIFSAIFNDNFGAINLQIIEPLFNTRIAWLQDPFWTKVALIMIQVWLGFPFVFALFTGVLQGISSDWYEAADIDGANRMQKFRNITFPHLMFATAPLLIMQYSFNFNNFNIIYLFNQGGPAVRGQTAGGTDILISWIYGLTFETQQFNMAAAISIILGILVATFAFFQFRRSRSFKEEGTF, encoded by the coding sequence ATGGCTAAGATAAACAGTCAATACGATCAGGATACTTTAGTCAATCCCAAGCATAATCCGACTGTAGCTGCGCTGCTTTCAGTTATTCCAGGGCTAGGGCAAATGTATAACAAGCGATATATTAAAGGTGCCGTCTTGTTCATTCTCTTTGCTGCTTTTATGGTTGTGATGATAGAGTTTATAGGTTCCGGATTACAAGGGTTGGTTACACTTGGTGAAGTGCCCAGACAAGACGATTCCAGAGTCTTTTTAAGTAACGGGATTCTTTCGTTAATTATTGTCGCCTTCTTTTTAAGTTTCTACATTTTGAATATCCAAGATGCTTATAAAGACGCAAAGAGAATTCAATTAGGTTGGAAAGTACCGAATATTAGAGAAGGGTTTCGTAATGCGTGGGATACAGGTTTTCCTTACATGCTAATCGGGCCAGGGCTATTTCTACTAATATTTGTTGTTGTTTTCCCTTTACTATTCATGGCGTTCTTAGCATTTACTAACTATAATTTATATAATGCACCACCGCGTCATATATTACAGTGGGTTGGACTTGAAAACTTTATCAATTTATTCACTATAAATGAGTGGAGAAATACCTTTGTTAGTGTATTGTCATGGACCTTAATTTGGACGTTTGTAGCGACTACTTTGCAAATTGCCCTAGCAATGTTCTTGGCAGTTATTGTTAATGATCCAAGGTTAAAGTTTAAAAAACTGATTAGAACAGTGTTCATTTTACCTTGGGCTGTTCCGGCCTTTGTAACAATCATTATCTTTTCAGCTATTTTCAATGACAACTTTGGCGCCATTAACTTGCAAATTATTGAACCTTTATTCAACACACGAATTGCATGGTTACAGGATCCGTTCTGGACTAAAGTTGCTTTAATTATGATTCAAGTTTGGCTTGGTTTTCCATTTGTATTCGCTTTGTTTACAGGAGTTCTTCAAGGAATTTCCTCTGATTGGTATGAAGCAGCAGATATTGATGGAGCCAATAGAATGCAGAAATTCCGTAATATTACATTTCCGCACTTGATGTTCGCTACTGCACCACTATTGATCATGCAGTATTCATTTAACTTTAACAACTTTAATATTATTTACTTATTTAACCAAGGTGGACCAGCTGTTCGAGGTCAAACAGCCGGTGGTACAGATATTTTGATTTCTTGGATTTACGGGTTGACGTTCGAAACCCAACAGTTTAATATGGCTGCAGCCATTTCTATTATTTTAGGAATACTTGTAGCGACGTTTGCGTTCTTCCAATTCCGTCGTTCTCGTTCCTTTAAAGAGGAGGGAACTTTCTAA
- a CDS encoding NarK family nitrate/nitrite MFS transporter, which translates to MARITRWEPEDPSFWESEGKYHARRNLWISITALFLAFAVWQIWSVMATNLNDIGFNYTESELFLLTALPGLTGATLRIIYTFLVPIFGGRNWTVISTASLLVPAVGIGFAVQNPETPFWIMALLAALCGFGGGNFASSMSNISFFYPKKAKGTALGLNAGIGNLGVSAVQLLSPLVIAFALFGPLGGAPQYLGDGKEIFMQNAAFIWVLPIAFTVVAAFFGMDNLPTMKTSIKEQAVIFKNKHTWIMTWLYTMCFGSFIGYAAAFPLLTRTEFPEVNVLQIAFIGPLLGALIRPLGGWLSDKLGGALVTFWDILLLIGSTLGVMYFYNSGNFTGFLIMFIIVFIATGIANGSTFRMIPFIFEQKEAASVIGFTSAIAAYGAFLIPSLFGWSIDVTGMANLALGIFIVYYIVSLALHWYYYSRKGAEVKC; encoded by the coding sequence ATGGCACGAATTACGAGATGGGAACCGGAAGATCCTTCTTTTTGGGAAAGTGAAGGGAAGTATCATGCACGGAGAAATTTATGGATTTCTATTACAGCTTTATTTTTAGCATTTGCTGTTTGGCAAATTTGGTCTGTGATGGCAACTAATTTGAACGACATAGGATTTAATTATACTGAAAGTGAATTGTTTCTATTAACCGCTTTACCAGGATTGACGGGAGCTACGTTAAGAATTATATACACTTTTCTCGTCCCCATTTTTGGAGGGCGAAATTGGACTGTCATTAGTACAGCATCATTGCTCGTCCCCGCAGTGGGCATCGGTTTTGCTGTTCAAAATCCTGAAACACCGTTCTGGATAATGGCCCTCTTAGCGGCTTTATGTGGATTTGGCGGGGGGAATTTCGCTTCCAGTATGTCAAATATTAGCTTTTTCTATCCTAAGAAAGCAAAAGGAACGGCACTTGGATTGAATGCAGGGATAGGTAATCTCGGTGTGAGCGCTGTTCAACTATTGTCGCCACTGGTCATAGCCTTTGCACTTTTTGGCCCATTAGGAGGAGCTCCACAGTATCTTGGTGATGGGAAAGAAATATTTATGCAAAATGCCGCTTTTATTTGGGTGTTGCCTATAGCTTTTACAGTTGTGGCTGCTTTTTTTGGAATGGACAATTTACCGACGATGAAAACGTCGATCAAGGAACAGGCTGTTATTTTTAAAAATAAGCATACATGGATTATGACGTGGCTGTATACGATGTGTTTTGGCTCCTTCATTGGCTATGCAGCAGCTTTTCCGTTATTAACACGTACAGAATTTCCAGAAGTTAATGTCCTTCAAATTGCGTTTATTGGACCATTACTCGGTGCTCTTATTCGTCCGCTAGGAGGTTGGTTATCAGATAAACTTGGTGGGGCATTAGTTACGTTTTGGGATATCCTCTTGCTAATCGGAAGTACGCTTGGTGTTATGTATTTTTATAACAGCGGTAACTTTACCGGATTCCTTATTATGTTTATTATCGTATTTATTGCAACTGGTATTGCTAATGGGTCAACATTTAGAATGATTCCTTTTATTTTTGAACAGAAAGAAGCTGCTTCTGTCATTGGTTTTACTTCTGCGATAGCTGCTTATGGCGCTTTTCTAATACCGAGTTTATTCGGCTGGTCAATCGATGTGACCGGTATGGCTAATTTAGCGCTAGGTATTTTTATAGTTTACTACATTGTTAGCTTAGCGCTTCATTGGTACTATTACTCTCGAAAAGGAGCAGAAGTAAAGTGCTAA
- a CDS encoding Rieske 2Fe-2S domain-containing protein, protein MTNDDKKGRNRQKSSSDMVNLMGNVEQKDDLTYNRRAFLKTAAGASVALGLSTIPFSVRAMMGVAEDENDRVEIAHVDQLPKGESLTFHYPTDNDPALLVHTMSGELVAYNSACTHLMCPVFYKKETDTLLCPCHKGYFDVNNGHPLEGPPQRELPMIHLEVVANIIYAVGRSYRHE, encoded by the coding sequence ATGACTAATGACGATAAAAAAGGACGTAACCGGCAAAAATCATCATCAGATATGGTTAATTTAATGGGAAATGTGGAGCAAAAAGATGACTTAACATATAATCGCCGTGCCTTTTTAAAAACAGCTGCTGGCGCTTCAGTTGCGCTAGGATTATCGACGATTCCCTTTAGTGTACGAGCGATGATGGGGGTAGCAGAAGACGAAAACGATCGTGTGGAGATAGCGCATGTGGATCAGCTACCGAAAGGCGAATCTCTCACATTTCATTATCCTACAGATAATGATCCAGCTTTACTCGTCCATACTATGTCTGGTGAACTAGTGGCCTATAATTCTGCTTGTACACATCTGATGTGTCCTGTGTTTTACAAAAAAGAAACAGATACACTCCTTTGTCCGTGTCATAAAGGCTACTTTGATGTTAATAACGGGCATCCGCTTGAAGGACCACCTCAAAGAGAGCTCCCTATGATTCATTTAGAGGTAGTCGCTAATATTATTTATGCTGTAGGTAGGTCGTATCGCCATGAGTAA
- the fdhF gene encoding formate dehydrogenase subunit alpha — MTEFVVKPGVKNLQHDDEKLVTTHCCYCGMQCGMHIRVNKKTGNVVGVEPRYDWPVTNGKMCPKGVTAYQTVDHPDRIKTPLIKKNGKFVKSTWEEALDVIENNYKRLQKHYGKDALSVFGGVSMTNEKCYLVGKYARVALGTRYVDYNGRFCMSSAAGGFMKTLGLDRGSTLPWPELEHTDCFFMAGTNTAECHPTTIQWLWKARDKGAKMIVADPRETPTARIADVHLDLKAGTDSALANGMMHLLIKNGYVDETYVKERCHNFEELKEAVQAFTPEKTAMITGVDQEKIVKAASIFGRSPRSVVMFARGIEQQRKGVDNVCLYTSMALLRGQIGKFASGVATFTGQGNGQGGREHGQKADALPGYRKIDNPEHVAYVSDVWGIDPKEMPKAGVSAYEMFDHIQQGKIKAMHVICSNPAVSAPNNHYIWDGFKKLDFMVVSDFFLSETAEFADVVLPATTWAEDEGTTTNLEGRVIRIRKVKEPVGEAKTDWEIIQLIAERMGKKSFFPYTSVSDIYEEFRLASKGGKADYYGITYDRIEKEDGVFWPCPDEKHPGSPTIFTESFATEDGKANLAVVGWEEPGETPSDDYPHILTTGRVVFHYLSGTQTRRTPFLMEQCPEPYAEIHPEMAAEYRLNNGDRVVLITKRGDITVPVKLTKAIRRDHIFVPYHWGKELSINKLTNPALDPTSRMPEFKVCAVRMQKA; from the coding sequence ATGACTGAATTTGTAGTTAAACCAGGGGTGAAAAATTTACAGCATGATGATGAGAAGCTTGTCACTACTCATTGTTGTTACTGTGGAATGCAATGCGGTATGCATATTCGAGTCAATAAAAAAACAGGTAATGTCGTAGGCGTTGAACCGCGCTATGATTGGCCAGTTACAAACGGGAAAATGTGTCCAAAAGGGGTGACAGCTTACCAAACTGTTGATCATCCTGACCGTATTAAAACACCTCTTATCAAAAAGAATGGCAAATTTGTTAAAAGTACGTGGGAAGAAGCGTTAGATGTGATAGAAAATAATTACAAACGCTTGCAAAAACATTATGGTAAAGATGCTTTGTCCGTATTTGGCGGCGTTTCCATGACGAACGAAAAATGTTATTTAGTAGGGAAATATGCTCGTGTAGCTCTTGGTACCCGCTATGTTGATTATAATGGGCGCTTTTGTATGTCATCTGCAGCAGGAGGTTTTATGAAAACACTTGGCCTTGACAGAGGGTCTACTCTTCCTTGGCCAGAATTGGAACATACGGATTGTTTCTTTATGGCAGGCACAAATACCGCAGAGTGTCATCCTACAACGATTCAATGGTTATGGAAAGCAAGGGATAAAGGGGCAAAGATGATCGTAGCAGATCCAAGGGAAACACCGACGGCGAGAATAGCCGATGTTCATCTAGATTTAAAAGCGGGAACTGATTCAGCCCTTGCTAATGGAATGATGCATCTTCTTATAAAAAATGGTTATGTGGATGAGACATATGTTAAGGAACGATGTCACAATTTTGAGGAATTAAAAGAAGCTGTTCAGGCGTTTACTCCTGAAAAAACGGCCATGATTACCGGGGTAGATCAAGAGAAAATAGTGAAAGCAGCTTCTATTTTCGGGCGTTCCCCTCGTTCGGTTGTCATGTTTGCTCGGGGAATCGAGCAACAGCGAAAAGGAGTAGATAATGTCTGCTTATATACGTCTATGGCGCTGTTAAGAGGTCAGATTGGCAAATTTGCTTCTGGTGTTGCTACATTTACTGGTCAAGGTAATGGGCAAGGGGGGAGAGAGCATGGGCAAAAAGCAGATGCCCTCCCAGGGTATAGGAAGATTGATAATCCTGAACACGTCGCTTACGTATCAGACGTGTGGGGCATTGATCCGAAGGAAATGCCTAAAGCAGGTGTATCAGCTTATGAAATGTTTGATCACATTCAACAAGGCAAAATTAAAGCGATGCACGTCATTTGTAGTAACCCTGCAGTATCAGCCCCGAATAATCATTACATTTGGGATGGGTTTAAAAAATTAGATTTTATGGTTGTTTCGGACTTCTTTTTATCTGAAACAGCAGAATTTGCTGATGTGGTGCTGCCTGCTACAACGTGGGCTGAGGATGAAGGAACGACCACAAATCTTGAAGGTCGTGTGATTCGCATTAGAAAAGTGAAAGAACCTGTTGGTGAAGCGAAAACAGATTGGGAGATTATACAATTAATCGCTGAACGTATGGGTAAAAAATCGTTCTTTCCTTATACGTCAGTCAGCGATATTTATGAAGAATTTCGTTTAGCATCAAAAGGTGGAAAAGCCGATTACTACGGTATTACGTATGATCGGATAGAAAAAGAAGACGGCGTATTTTGGCCGTGTCCAGATGAGAAACATCCTGGTTCACCGACGATATTTACTGAATCGTTTGCAACGGAAGATGGCAAAGCCAATTTAGCTGTCGTTGGCTGGGAAGAACCTGGTGAAACACCGTCGGATGACTACCCACACATATTGACGACAGGTCGGGTTGTCTTTCACTACTTATCAGGCACACAAACACGAAGAACACCATTTCTCATGGAACAGTGTCCTGAACCATATGCAGAAATACATCCGGAAATGGCTGCTGAGTATCGTTTGAATAATGGCGATCGGGTCGTACTAATAACAAAACGTGGAGACATAACGGTTCCTGTAAAGTTGACGAAGGCAATTCGGCGTGACCACATTTTTGTCCCTTATCATTGGGGGAAAGAATTGTCTATTAATAAACTGACTAATCCTGCACTTGACCCTACATCACGAATGCCGGAGTTCAAAGTGTGTGCCGTCCGAATGCAAAAAGCGTAA
- a CDS encoding MFS transporter: MTALEKSFYSKASMYSFIVVLTLFGLMWIGTGRFSHMDWMLFGYMVSSFIFFIGMTVRLTSWMMRPATYEMIKRSIENMRARKRQKRNVKAITKTMVDNIILQKFIFKRGVYRGIQHWLIAWGCIGSLAITFSLTFGWMHFKLVDPETYQVVVFNIPTLKMAADGLLANMFYEGLNITASMLMIGLVMALFQRIKSKDLKVTARAEFDLFPLYILLAVTLSGLLLTVSYKLLGGWMHPELALMHQITVVIFLVYFPFGKLFHLPVRPLATAVPMNYTEAKIGDTKECAGCAELYSNDDQIADVKTILGSQAFDLKNDNGDWLADYCPACRRKIRVMSQLNLPGKKNNPMPVQTNNGIHVPGFGRKRSESFYSAMNDKGDV, from the coding sequence ATGACAGCACTGGAGAAATCTTTCTATTCTAAAGCTAGTATGTATTCGTTTATCGTAGTGCTCACATTATTTGGTCTTATGTGGATTGGCACAGGACGGTTTTCACATATGGATTGGATGCTGTTTGGTTATATGGTTTCATCTTTTATCTTCTTTATTGGGATGACAGTGCGATTGACTTCGTGGATGATGAGGCCGGCTACATACGAAATGATAAAGCGTTCAATAGAAAACATGAGGGCAAGAAAAAGGCAAAAACGAAATGTAAAAGCGATCACTAAAACGATGGTGGATAACATTATTTTACAAAAATTCATTTTTAAACGAGGGGTTTATAGAGGTATTCAACATTGGCTGATTGCTTGGGGATGTATTGGGTCGTTAGCTATTACATTTAGCTTAACGTTTGGGTGGATGCACTTTAAACTTGTGGATCCTGAGACTTATCAAGTGGTTGTATTTAATATTCCTACCTTAAAAATGGCAGCCGATGGTCTTCTAGCTAATATGTTTTACGAAGGATTAAACATCACAGCTTCAATGTTAATGATTGGGCTCGTTATGGCTTTATTTCAGCGGATTAAGAGTAAAGATCTTAAAGTCACAGCTAGAGCAGAATTTGATTTGTTTCCGCTATACATCTTACTTGCGGTGACGTTAAGTGGCCTTCTATTAACTGTTTCTTACAAATTGCTCGGTGGTTGGATGCATCCAGAACTGGCACTAATGCATCAGATTACAGTCGTTATATTTCTTGTTTACTTTCCTTTTGGTAAGCTGTTTCATTTACCAGTAAGGCCGTTAGCGACAGCGGTCCCGATGAATTATACTGAAGCGAAAATAGGAGATACGAAAGAGTGTGCTGGTTGTGCTGAACTGTATTCTAACGACGATCAAATTGCAGATGTTAAAACGATTTTAGGTAGTCAAGCGTTTGATTTAAAAAATGATAATGGGGATTGGCTAGCTGATTATTGTCCAGCTTGCCGCAGGAAAATTAGGGTCATGAGCCAATTGAATCTCCCAGGTAAAAAAAATAACCCGATGCCTGTGCAAACGAATAATGGTATACACGTTCCGGGCTTTGGACGAAAAAGATCAGAGAGTTTTTACTCAGCTATGAACGATAAAGGGGATGTTTAA
- a CDS encoding sugar ABC transporter permease, translating into MSSKNKNLIELIGIYTVVAIMFVIILYPLVWAFGLSLNPGRGLYGAQIIPENWSLVHYEWLFFDPRSDYLIWYKNTLIIAVSVSFLATFFVALTAYAFSRYRFKGRKNGLYAFLLLQMFPILMAMVALYILLNTINLLDSLIGLIIIYVGGAIPMNAFLVKGYFDTLPRELDESAKIDGAGHFRIFFQILLPLAKPILAVVALFNFMAPFMDFLLPRIVLRSPENYTLALGLFNFVNDEFANNFTRFAAGAILIAVPIALVYLFLQRYLISGLASGATKG; encoded by the coding sequence ATAAGTAGCAAAAATAAAAATCTTATAGAATTAATAGGGATTTACACAGTTGTTGCAATTATGTTTGTCATCATTCTTTATCCTTTAGTTTGGGCATTTGGATTATCCCTTAATCCGGGGCGCGGACTTTATGGTGCGCAAATTATACCTGAAAACTGGTCGTTAGTGCATTATGAATGGTTGTTCTTTGATCCTAGAAGTGACTATTTAATTTGGTATAAGAACACATTAATTATTGCAGTTTCGGTTTCCTTTTTAGCCACTTTTTTTGTAGCTTTGACCGCTTACGCTTTCTCAAGATACCGTTTCAAGGGACGAAAAAATGGTTTGTATGCGTTTTTGCTCTTGCAAATGTTCCCTATTTTAATGGCGATGGTGGCCCTATATATCTTGTTGAACACAATAAATTTATTGGATAGTTTGATCGGTTTAATTATTATCTATGTAGGTGGGGCTATCCCAATGAATGCCTTTCTTGTAAAGGGCTATTTTGACACACTGCCAAGAGAGCTGGATGAATCAGCTAAAATCGATGGAGCCGGTCACTTCCGAATATTTTTTCAAATCTTGCTTCCATTAGCAAAACCAATATTAGCCGTTGTAGCCTTGTTCAACTTCATGGCACCTTTTATGGACTTTCTTTTGCCGCGAATCGTTCTGAGAAGTCCGGAAAATTACACATTAGCTCTTGGGTTGTTTAACTTTGTAAACGATGAATTTGCTAATAACTTTACTCGTTTTGCCGCAGGAGCAATTTTAATTGCTGTTCCAATTGCATTGGTTTATTTGTTCTTACAACGCTACCTAATTTCAGGGTTAGCATCTGGCGCAACCAAAGGTTAA
- a CDS encoding IPT/TIG domain-containing protein gives MRKKTLKRLLTLVVMLVILSGLSILDFSITSASAQQATDRSNSVNYSTDVIYQIVTDRFYDGDESNNPSGELYSEDCKNLRKYCGGDWQGIIDKIDDGYLTNMGVTALWISPPVENIFETIDDEFGTTSYHGYWARDYKKTNPFFGSTEDFERLIETAHSHDIKIVIDLAPNHTSPADFDNPDYAENGVLYDDGNYLGSYSDDSDLFLYNGGTDFSNYEDEIYRNLFDLASFNHINPELNNYLEDAVKKWLDLGIDGIRIDAVAHMPPGWQKAYMDTIYDHRAVFTFGEWFTGPSGNEDYTKFANNSGMSVLDFRFAQTTRNVIGNNNGTMYDIEKMLTDTENDYDRPQDQVTFLDNHDMSRFTNGGETRTTDIGLALMLTSRGVPTIYYGTEQYMEGDGDPGSRAMMASFDENTDAYKLIQKLAPLRKSNPAYGYGTTTERWINDDVLIYERHFGENYALIAINRNLNTSYNIQGLQTEMPSNSYDDVLDGLLDGQSIVVDNKGGVNEFQMSPGEVSVWEFEAENVDKPSIGQVGPIIGEAGRTVTISGEGFGSSQGTVHFGSTSAEILSWNDTIITLTVPNNEAGYHDITVVTEDEQVSNAYEFEVLTADQVTVRFIIDNAETKLGENVFLVGNVHELGNWDPEQSVGRFFNQIVYQYPTWYYDVNVPANTDLEFKFIKIDQDNNVTWQSGENQTYSSPESGTGIIRVDW, from the coding sequence ATGAGGAAAAAGACTCTAAAGAGGTTGTTAACTTTGGTAGTAATGTTAGTTATTTTAAGTGGATTAAGTATACTAGATTTTTCTATAACAAGCGCAAGTGCACAGCAAGCAACAGATCGTTCAAATAGTGTGAACTATTCAACAGATGTTATTTACCAAATTGTAACAGATAGGTTTTACGATGGTGATGAAAGTAACAACCCATCAGGAGAACTTTATTCGGAGGACTGCAAAAACTTAAGAAAATATTGTGGTGGAGATTGGCAAGGGATAATAGATAAAATAGATGATGGTTATCTAACGAACATGGGTGTGACGGCACTATGGATCTCACCCCCAGTTGAAAATATTTTTGAAACGATTGATGATGAGTTTGGGACAACTTCTTATCACGGTTATTGGGCACGAGATTATAAGAAAACGAACCCTTTTTTCGGAAGTACAGAAGATTTTGAAAGGTTAATAGAAACAGCACATAGTCACGATATTAAAATTGTTATTGATTTAGCTCCTAACCATACATCACCTGCAGATTTTGATAATCCTGACTATGCTGAAAATGGTGTCTTATATGATGATGGTAACTATTTGGGTTCGTATTCAGATGATTCTGATTTATTTTTATATAACGGCGGAACAGATTTCTCTAACTACGAAGATGAGATTTATAGAAATTTGTTTGACTTAGCTAGTTTTAATCATATTAACCCTGAGTTGAATAATTATTTAGAAGATGCAGTGAAAAAATGGTTAGATTTAGGTATAGACGGGATTCGCATCGATGCTGTAGCTCACATGCCACCAGGTTGGCAAAAAGCTTACATGGATACTATATATGACCACAGAGCGGTATTTACTTTTGGAGAATGGTTTACTGGACCTTCTGGAAATGAGGATTACACTAAATTTGCAAATAATAGTGGCATGAGTGTATTAGATTTCCGCTTTGCTCAAACTACACGAAATGTCATCGGTAACAATAATGGAACGATGTATGATATTGAAAAGATGCTAACAGACACAGAGAATGACTATGATCGTCCTCAAGATCAAGTTACTTTTCTTGATAATCATGACATGAGTCGATTTACGAATGGTGGTGAAACACGGACAACAGATATTGGATTAGCCTTAATGCTAACATCTCGTGGGGTGCCTACTATTTATTATGGAACAGAACAGTACATGGAAGGTGATGGAGATCCAGGAAGCAGGGCAATGATGGCATCTTTTGATGAAAATACAGATGCTTATAAGCTAATTCAAAAATTAGCACCGTTAAGAAAAAGTAATCCTGCATATGGATATGGAACAACGACAGAACGTTGGATAAACGATGATGTCCTCATTTATGAAAGACATTTTGGCGAGAACTATGCTTTAATCGCGATAAATAGAAACTTAAATACCTCCTATAATATCCAAGGGTTACAAACAGAGATGCCATCCAATTCATATGATGATGTATTAGATGGATTATTGGATGGGCAATCAATTGTTGTTGATAACAAAGGGGGAGTTAATGAATTTCAAATGTCTCCTGGAGAGGTGAGTGTATGGGAATTTGAAGCGGAAAATGTAGACAAGCCTTCAATTGGACAAGTTGGCCCAATAATTGGTGAGGCAGGACGAACTGTTACAATAAGTGGAGAAGGTTTCGGTTCTTCGCAGGGGACTGTTCACTTTGGATCCACTTCAGCAGAAATCCTTTCTTGGAATGATACGATCATTACCTTAACTGTGCCGAACAATGAAGCGGGATACCATGATATCACTGTTGTAACAGAAGATGAACAAGTAAGTAATGCCTATGAATTCGAAGTTCTTACGGCCGATCAAGTCACAGTTCGTTTTATCATAGACAATGCAGAAACGAAGCTGGGTGAAAACGTTTTCCTTGTAGGTAACGTTCATGAATTAGGAAATTGGGATCCAGAACAATCAGTTGGGAGATTTTTCAATCAAATTGTATACCAATATCCAACATGGTATTATGATGTGAATGTTCCTGCAAATACAGACTTAGAATTCAAGTTTATTAAAATAGATCAAGATAATAACGTCACTTGGCAGAGTGGAGAGAACCAAACCTATTCTTCGCCAGAAAGTGGAACTGGTATTATAAGAGTTGATTGGTGA
- a CDS encoding 4Fe-4S dicluster domain-containing protein, producing MKKVMYLEFERCIGCRACQAACRECGGHDAKERNYVEYVDFLENRQTYPMLCMQCKDPACAKVCPANAIQITEEGVVLSAMEEKCIGCRNCTFGCPFGIPKFDFEENKMYKCDMCYDRTKYDIAPMCASVCPSDAIRFIDHDEMMSLRRRRTQLNLIEGKKPSEHDKWAYVPEFFGVYSD from the coding sequence ATGAAAAAAGTCATGTATTTAGAATTTGAACGTTGCATCGGATGCAGAGCCTGTCAGGCTGCCTGTAGAGAGTGTGGTGGCCATGATGCTAAAGAAAGAAATTATGTAGAGTATGTGGATTTTTTGGAGAATCGTCAAACGTACCCTATGTTATGTATGCAATGTAAAGACCCTGCATGTGCAAAAGTTTGCCCTGCAAATGCTATTCAAATTACTGAAGAAGGTGTTGTTCTGTCAGCGATGGAAGAAAAATGTATCGGCTGCCGCAATTGTACATTTGGCTGTCCATTTGGAATTCCGAAATTCGATTTTGAAGAAAACAAAATGTACAAGTGTGATATGTGTTACGACCGGACGAAATATGATATTGCTCCTATGTGTGCATCGGTATGTCCTTCAGACGCTATTCGATTCATTGATCATGATGAGATGATGTCATTAAGACGGCGACGAACACAACTAAATTTAATCGAAGGAAAAAAACCATCTGAACATGATAAATGGGCGTATGTTCCTGAATTTTTCGGTGTGTATTCAGATTAA
- a CDS encoding Crp/Fnr family transcriptional regulator, giving the protein MEKQKLKMKRFFNEISEANKELLLKNGLEINVKSGTFLFYEGDFPEHVYLVRSGKVRLSKMTSEGKEFSIHLKQKDELVGEVGLFNEMSISVTAEVIENASLVRFDRHTLEALFRENGEIAVAFMKWFARHTQSTQAKFRDLILCGKTGAIYSTLIRFSNSYGIEKPDGVFINVQLTNQDIANYIGTTRESVNRLLNDLKKAEVLSITNGYITIHRLQFLKDYLHCGDCPVEICTI; this is encoded by the coding sequence ATGGAAAAACAAAAGCTTAAAATGAAGCGTTTTTTTAATGAGATTTCTGAGGCTAATAAAGAGCTGTTATTAAAAAACGGTTTAGAGATCAATGTAAAAAGCGGGACGTTTTTATTTTATGAAGGTGATTTCCCGGAGCATGTCTACCTTGTAAGATCAGGCAAAGTAAGGCTTAGCAAAATGACGTCAGAAGGTAAAGAGTTTTCTATTCATTTAAAGCAAAAAGATGAACTAGTAGGAGAAGTGGGACTGTTCAATGAAATGTCCATTAGTGTAACTGCCGAAGTCATTGAAAATGCGTCACTTGTCCGTTTTGACCGTCACACATTGGAAGCGCTATTTCGAGAAAATGGTGAGATTGCTGTTGCCTTTATGAAATGGTTTGCAAGACATACCCAATCGACACAGGCTAAATTTAGAGATTTAATTTTGTGTGGTAAAACAGGAGCTATTTATTCAACACTAATTCGTTTTAGTAATTCTTACGGGATAGAGAAACCAGATGGTGTTTTTATAAATGTGCAATTAACTAACCAAGATATTGCCAACTATATTGGTACTACAAGAGAAAGTGTCAATCGGTTGTTAAATGACTTAAAAAAAGCTGAGGTCCTTTCCATTACAAATGGTTACATCACGATTCATAGGCTACAGTTCTTAAAAGACTACTTGCACTGTGGTGACTGTCCAGTTGAAATATGCACTATCTAA